The following are from one region of the Periophthalmus magnuspinnatus isolate fPerMag1 chromosome 5, fPerMag1.2.pri, whole genome shotgun sequence genome:
- the LOC117370790 gene encoding mucin-2-like produces APSTTRTAPSTTTTAPSTTTTAPSTTTTASNTTTTAPGTTTTALSTTTTAPSTTTTASSTTTTAPSTTTTAPSTTTTASSTTTTAPSTTTTAPSTTTTAPSTTTTEPGTTTTASSTTTTAPGTTTTAPGTTTTASSTTTTAPSTTTTASSTTTTGSSTTTAAPSTTTTAPGTTTTASSTTTTAPGTTTTASSTTTTAPSTYHHNSTRYHHCSTTYRHNSTKYHHNSTNHHNSPKHHHCSINTTTAAPGTATKAPGTTKSAPSTTTTAPSTTTAASSTTTTTPSTTTAGTRTTTTYHHNSTRYHHCSTTYRHNSTKYHHNSTKHHNSPKHHHCSIKYHNSSAKYQHKSTKHHHSSARYRHKSTRYHQISTKYHHNCSTRHHNSIKYHHCSTTYRHNSTKYHHNSTNHHNSPKHHHCSIKYHNSSAKYHHKSTKHHHSSTRYRHKSTSTTTAGTRTTTTAPSTTTTEPSTTTTAPSTTTTAPSTTTTAPSTTTTASSTTTTAPGTTTTALSTTTTAPSTTTTASSTTTTAPSTTTTAPSTTTTASSTATTAPSTTTTAPSTTTTAPSTTTTAPGTTTTAPGTTTTASSTTTKAPSTTTTASSTTTTGSSTTTAAPSTTTTASSTTTTAPSTTTAGTRTTTTAPSTTTTEPSTTTTAPTTAPSTTTTASSTTTTAPGTTTTALSTTTTAPSTTTTEPGTTTTASSTTTTAPGTTTTAPGTTTTAPGTTTTASSTTTTAPSTTTTASSTTTTAPGTTTTASSTTTKAPGTTTTASSTTTTAPSTTTTAPSTTTTASSTTTTAPGTTTAAPRTATTAPSTTTTAPITTTALSTTTAASSTTTAAPSTTTKAPSTTTAAPGTATKAPGTTKSAPSTTTTAPSTTTAASSTTTTAPSTTTAGTRTTTTAPSTTTTEPSTTTTAPSTTRTAPSTTTTAPSTTTTASSTTTTAPGTTTTALSTTTTAPSTTTTASSTTTTAPSTTTTAPSTTTTASSTATTAPSTTTTAPSTTTTAPSTTTTAPGTTTTAPGTTTTASSTTTKAPSTTTTASSTTTTGSSTTTAAPSTTTTASSTTTTAPSTTTAGTRTTTTAPSTTTTEPSTTTTAPSTTRTAPSTTTTAPSTTTTAPSTTTTASSTTTTAPGTTTTALSTTTTAPGTTTTASSTTTTAPSTTTTASSTTRTGSSTTTAAPSTTTTTTTASSTTTTGSSTTTAASTSSTTTTGSSTTTAAPSTTTTAHHNSPKHHHCSIKYHNSSAKYNHKSTKHHHSSARYRHKSTSTTTTAPRTTTAGTRTTTTAPSTTTTEPSTTTTAPSTTTTAPSTTTTAPSTTTTAPSTTTTASSTATTAPSTATTASSTTHHHNSTKLHHDSIKYHNSSVKDLYNSTTTKAQSTTSAASSTTITAPSTTTTEPSTTTTHHHNSTKLHHDSIKYHNSSVKDLYNSNKHHHKSTKHHHNSISTKLHHDSIKYHNSSVKDLYNSNKHHHKSTKHHHNSISTKYHHSSTKYHHNSSTRHHNSSKYDHNSTKYHHNSTKHHNSPKHHHCSIKYHNSSAKYHHKSTKHHHSSTRQK; encoded by the exons gcaccaagtaccaccagaacagcaccaagtaccaccacaacagcaccaagtaccaccacaacagcaccaagcaccaccacaacagcatcaaataccaccacaacagcaccaggtaccaccacaacagcattaagtaccaccacaacagcaccaagcaccaccacaacagcatcaagtaccaccacaacagcaccaagtaccaccacaacagcaccaagcaccaccacaacagcatcaagtaccaccacaacagcaccaagtaccaccacaacagcaccaagcaccaccacaacagcaccaagtaccaccacaacagaaccaggtaccaccacaacagcatcaagtaccaccacaacagcaccaggtaccaccacaacagcaccaggtaccaccacaacagcatcaagtaccaccacaacagcaccaagcaccactacaacagcatcaagtaccaccacaacaggaTCAAGCACCACCACtgcagcaccaagcaccaccacaacagcaccaggtaccacgacaacagcatcaagtaccaccacaacagcaccaggtaccaccacaacagcatcaagtaccaccacaacagcaccaagcacc taccaccacaacagcaccaggtaCCACCACTGCAGCACCACGTACcgccacaacagcaccaagtaccaccacaacagcaccaatcACCACAACAGCCCTAAGCACCACCACtgcagcatcaa caccaccacagcAGCACCAGGTACCGCCACAAAAGCACCAGGTACCACCAAAtcagcaccaagtaccaccacaacagcaccaagcaccaccacagcagcatcaagtaccaccacaacaacaccaagcaccaccactgCAGGAACAAgaaccaccacaaca taccaccacaacagcaccaggtaCCACCACTGCAGCACCACGTACcgccacaacagcaccaagtaccaccacaacagcaccaagcaccacaaCAGCCCTAAGCACCACCACtgcagcatcaagtaccacaaCAGCAGTGCCAAGTACCAACACAaaagcaccaagcaccaccacagcAGCGCCAGGTACCGCCACAAAAGCACCAGGTACCACCAAAtcagcaccaagtaccaccacaactgCAGCACAAGgcaccacaacagcatcaa gtaCCACCACTGCAGCACCACGTACcgccacaacagcaccaagtaccaccacaacagcaccaatcACCACAACAGCCCTAAGCACCACCACtgcagcatcaagtaccacaaCAGCAGcgccaagtaccaccacaaaagcaccaagcaccaccacagcAGCACCAGGTACCGCCACAAAAGCACCAG caccaccactgCAGGAACAAgaaccaccacaacagcaccaagtaccaccacaacagaaccaagtaccaccacaacagcaccaagtaccaccacaacagcaccaagtaccaccacaacagcaccaagcaccaccacaacagcatcaagtaccaccacaacagcaccaggtaccaccacaacagcattaagtaccaccacaacagcgccaagcaccaccacaacagcatcaagtaccaccacaacagcaccaagtaccaccacaacagcaccaagcaccaccacaacagcatcaagtaccgccacaacagcaccaagtaccaccacaacagcaccaagcaccaccacaacagcaccaagtaccaccacaacagcaccaggtaccaccacaacagcaccaggtaccaccacaacagcatcaagtaccaccacaaaagcaccaagcaccactacaacagcatcaagtaccaccacaacaggaTCAAGCACCACCACtgcagcaccaagcaccaccacaacagcatcaagtaccaccacaacagcaccaagcaccaccactgCAGGAACAAgaaccaccacaacagcaccaagtaccaccacaacagaaccaagtaccaccacaacagcacca acaacagcaccaagcaccaccacaacagcatcaagtacaaccacaacagcaccaggtaccaccacaacagcattaagtaccaccacaacagcaccaagtaccaccacaacagaaccaggtaccaccacaacagcatcaagtaccaccacaacagcaccaggtaccaccacaacagcaccaggtaccaccacaacagcaccaggtaccaccacaacagcatcaagtaccaccacaacagcaccaagcacaactacaacagcatcaagtaccaccacaacagcaccaggtaccacgacaacagcatcaagtaccaccacaaaagcaccaggtaccaccacaacagcatcaagtaccaccacaacagcaccaagcaccaccacaacagcaccaagcaccaccacaacagcatcaagtaccaccacaacagcaccaggtaCCACCACTGCAGCACCACGTACcgccacaacagcaccaagtaccaccacaacagcaccaatcACCACAACAGCCCTAAGCACCACCACtgcagcatcaagtaccacaaCAGCAGcgccaagtaccaccacaaaagcaccaagcaccaccacagcAGCACCAGGTACCGCCACAAAAGCACCAGGTACCACCAAAtcagcaccaagtaccaccacaacagcaccaagcaccaccacagcagcatcaagtaccaccacaacagcaccaagcaccaccactgCAGGAACAAgaaccaccacaacagcaccaagtaccaccacaacagaaccaagtaccaccacaacagcaccaagtaccaccagaacagcaccaagtaccaccacaacagcaccaagcaccaccacaacagcatcaagtaccaccacaacagcaccaggtaccaccacaacagcattaagtaccaccacaacagcgccaagcaccaccacaacagcatcaagtaccaccacaacagcaccaagtaccaccacaacagcaccaagcaccaccacaacagcatcaagtaccgccacaacagcaccaagtaccaccacaacagcaccaagcaccaccacaacagcaccaagtaccaccacaacagcaccaggtaccaccacaacagcaccaggtaccaccacaacagcatcaagtaccaccacaaaagcaccaagcaccactacaacagcatcaagtaccaccacaacaggaTCAAGCACCACCACtgcagcaccaagcaccaccacaacagcatcaagtaccaccacaacagcaccaagcaccaccactgCAGGAACAAgaaccaccacaacagcaccaagtaccaccacaacagaaccaagtaccaccacaacagcaccaagtaccaccagaacagcaccaagtaccaccacaacagcaccaagtaccaccacaacagcaccaagcaccaccacaacagcatcaagtacaaccacaacagcaccaggtaccaccacaacagcattaagtaccacc acaacagcaccaggtaccaccacaacagcatcaagtaccaccacaacagcaccaagcaccactacaacagcatcaagtaccaccagaacAGGATCAAGCACCACCACtgcagcaccaagcaccaccacaaca accacaacagcatcaagtaccaccacaacaggaTCAAGCACCACCACtgcagcatcaa catcaagtaccaccacaacaggaTCAAGCACCACCACtgcagcaccaagcaccaccacaacagca caccacaaCAGCCCTAAGCACCACCACtgcagcatcaagtaccacaaCAGCAGTGCCAAGTACAACCACAaaagcaccaagcaccaccacagcAGCGCCAGGTACCGCCACAAAAGCACCAG taccaccacaacagcaccacgCACCACCACTGCAGGAACAAgaaccaccacaacagcaccaagtaccaccacaacagaaccaagtaccaccacaacagcaccaagtaccaccacaacagcaccaagtaccaccacaacagcaccaagtaccaccacaacagcaccaagcaccaccacaacagcatcaagtaccgccacaacagcaccaagcactgctacaacagcatcaagtaccacc caccaccacaacagcaccaagctcCACCATgacagcatcaagtaccacaaCAGCAGTGTCAAGGACCTCTACAACA GTACCAccacaaaagcacaaagcaCCACCAGtgcagcatcaagtaccaccataacagcaccaagtaccaccacaacagaaccaagcaccaccacaaca caccaccacaacagcaccaagctcCACCATgacagcatcaagtaccacaaCAGCAGTGTCAAGGACCTCTACAACAGCAACAAGCACCACCACAaaagcaccaagcaccaccacaacagcatcag caccaagctcCACCATgacagcatcaagtaccacaaCAGCAGTGTCAAGGACCTCTACAACAGCAACAAGCACCACCACAaaagcaccaagcaccaccacaacagcatcag
- the LOC117370788 gene encoding mucin-2-like, which produces MHSDIYWLITAAISPAPEDKGVQMYLLEGSDDEDPEGGGCYDCHHADDERATVQDETSKIHKYIKDKNPTGDMLSECGAQRKRTTSLMCIAVACMPFQYCVVFSLSALVLLPCRDELGNMGKQATTVKLLLILMIITTASSITPAQTTTTAVVPTTGTKTTAATTATTTVAATTTIVPTTITTTAATATTAASTTTTVATTTATIPTTIRTAAPTTTTVPTTTTSVPTTTTVPTTTTTAASTTTTVTPITTTLQTTATVPKTTTTTAPTTTNVLTTTTTVAPTAATVQTTPTVALTTTTVPTTTTTAAPTTTNVPTTTTTVATTTTNVPTTTKTVAPTTTTVPTTTTTVPTTITTVALTTTIVPTTTTNVPTTTTIVALSSTTVPTTTTAAPTTTTVPTTTTTVAPTTTVPTTTTTVAPSSTTVPTSTTTIAPTTTNVPTTTTTATETTTTECTTMTNKALTTTTIPTTTTTAATTTTTVPTTTSTPAATTTTVPTTTTTVALTTTIGPTTTTTVPTATTIVARSSTTVPTTTTAAPTTTTVPTTMTTVAQTIITVSPSNTTVPTTTTTAAPTTTTAASTTTNIPTTTSTPAPTTTTVPTTTTTVAPTTTVPTTTTVAPSSTTVPTTATVAPSTTTAASTTTNIPTTTSTPAPTTTTVPTTTTTVAPTTTVPTTTTTVAPSSTTVPTTTTTATSTTVPTTTTTSAPTTTTVPATTSTAAPTTTSEPTTTTIIAPTTTTAAPTITTVPTTTTIVAPTVPTSTTTIAPPTTNVPTFTTTVAPTTTVPTTTTTVALTTTIVPTTTTTVPTTTTIVAPSSTTTTVTPTTKTVSTTTTTVAPSTTTAPTTTTTAYNCTNNNYNCNYYNCTYNYDNCSPNYYNGTKDYNYSHNQYNCTNNYYNFSPNYNNCTCNNFNCSPNYYICTNDYYNYSTNYYNCSPNYYNCTYNYDNCSPNCTNIYYNYSSNYYKSETTATEPTTTTNKAQTTTTIPTTTTVAPYTTTAPTTTTTAAPTTTNVPTTITTAATTTTTVPTTTSTPAPTTTTVPTTTTTVPTTTTIVAPSSTTVPTTTTTAAPTTTTVPTTMKTVATTTTVAPSTTTVPTTTTTAAPTTTNIPTTTSTPAPSTTTIPTTTTTVAPTTTVPTTTTNVAPSSTTVPTTTTSATTTTVPTTTSTAAPTTTTVPTTTTILAPTTTTVPATTTTTVPTTTTVTPTTTPTTTTTVQTTTTAQTTTTAAPTTTAQPTTTTIAAPTTTTVPAATTTADPTTTTVPPTTTTVTPTTTVQTTTMVAQTTTTAQTTTTTAQPTSTTVAPTTTTVATTTTVAPTTSTVPTITTTAFPTTTTVPTTTTYVAPTTTNALTTTTTVAPTTTTVPTTTTIAAETTTNEPTTTTNKTPTTTTAPTTTTTVAPSTTTVPTTTTNAAPITTTVPTTTSTPAPTPSSTTVPTTTTSATTTTVPTTTSTAAPTTTTYNCTKDYNYSPNQYDCINSYYNFSPNYNNFTCNNFNSSPNYYNCTNNYYNCSTNPNYNNCTNNNFNSILNYYNYTNNYYNSSPNYYNCTNNFYNCTNTNYNCNPNYYNCTYNDDNCSPNYYN; this is translated from the exons AACCACCAGCCTCATGTGCATTGCTGTTGCCTGTATGCCTTTCCAGTACTGTGTAGTTTTCAGCCTttctgctctggtgttattacccTGCC GTGACGAATTGGGCAACATGGGGAAACAAGCCACGACAGTGAAATTATTACTAATATTAATGATTATTACAACAGCATCTTCAATAACACCTGCACAAACTACGACAACTGCAGTAGTACCAACTACAGGTACAAAAACTACAGCAGCAACGACAGCCACTACAACTGTAGCCGCAACTACTACAATTGTACCAACAACTATAACAACTACAGCTGCAACTGCTACAACTGCAGcttcaactactacaactgtagcaacaactactgcaactataCCAACAACTATTAGAACTGCAgccccaactactacaactgtacccACAACTACTACATCTGtaccaacaactacaactgtgccaacaaccactacaactGCAGCCTCAACTACAACAACTGTAACTCCAATAACTACAACTCTACAAACGACTGCAACTGTaccaaaaacaactacaacaacagccCCAACTACTACAAATGTACTTACAACTACGACAACTGTAGCCCCAACTGCTGCAACTGTACAGACAACTCCAACGGTAGCCCTAACAACTACAACTgtaccaacaacaactacaactgcagccccaactactacaaatgtacctacaactacgacaacTGTAGCCACAACTACTACAAATGTACCAACAACTACTAAAACTGTGgccccaactactacaactgtaccaacaactactacaactgtaccaacAACTATTACAACTGTAGCCCTAACTACTACAATTGtaccaacaactactacaaatgtaccaacaacaactacaattgTAGCCCTGTCTAGTACAACTGtaccaacaactacaactgcagccccaactactacaactgtaccaactactactacaactgtagccccaactacaactgtaccaacaacaactacaactgtaGCCCCGTCTAGTACAACTGTACCAACATCTACTACAACTATAGCTCCAACTACTACAAATGTaccaacaaccactactactgcaaccGAAACTACTACAACTGAATGTACAACTATGACAAATAAAGCCTTAACGACTACAACTataccaacaacaactacaactgcagccacaactacaacaactgtaCCTACAACAACTTCAACTCCAGccgcaactactacaactgtaccaacaactactacaactgtagcCCTAACTACTACAATTGgaccaacaactactacaactgtaccaacAGCAACGACAATTGTAGCCCGGTCTAGTACAACTGtaccaacaactacaactgcagccccaactactacaactgtacctACAACTATGACAACTGTAGCCCAAACTATTATAACTGTATCCCCATCTAATACAACTgtaccaacaacaactacaactgcagccccaactactacaactgcagccTCAACTACAACAAACATACCTACAACAACTTCAACTCCAgccccaactactacaactgtaccaactactactacaactgtagccccaactacaactgtaccaacaactacaactgtaGCCCCGTCTAGTACAACTGTACCAACGACTGCAACTGTAGCCCCATCTACTACAACTGCAGCCTCAACTACAACAAATATACCTACAACAACTTCAACTCCAgccccaactactacaactgtaccaactactactacaactgtagccccaactacaactgtaccaacaacaactacaactgtaGCCCCATCTAGTACAACTgtaccaacaacaactacaactgcaaccagtacaactgtaccaacaactactacaacttcaGCCCCAACTACAACAACTGTACCTGCAACAACTTCAACTGCAGCTCCAACTACTACATCTGaaccaacaactactacaattatagcaccaactactacaactgcagccCCAACTATTACAACTgtacctacaactacgacaatTGTAGCCCCAACTGTACCAACATCTACTACAACTATAGCTCCACCTACTACAAATGTACCAACATTTACTACAACTGTGGCCCCAACTACAACTGtaccaacaactactacaactgtagcCCTAACTACTACAATTGtaccaacaactactacaactgtaccaacaacaactacaattgTAGCCCCGTCTAGTACAACT ACAACTGTAACCCCCACTACAAAAACTGTatcaacaacaaccacaacggTAGCCCCATCTACTACAACTGcacctacaacaactacaactgca TACAACTgtaccaacaacaactacaactgcaactactacaactgtacctACAACTATGACAACTGTAGCCCCAACTACTACAATGGCACCAAAGACTACAACTATAGCCACAACCAGTACAACTGtaccaacaactactacaacttcaGCCCCAACTACAACAACTGTACCTGCAACAACTTCAACTGCAGCCCCAACTACTACATCTGTACCAACGACTACTACAATTATAGcaccaactactacaactgcagccCCAACTATTACAACTgtacctacaactacgacaacTGTAGCCCCAACTGTACCAACATCTACTACAACTATAGCTCCAACTACTACAAAT CCGAAACTACTGCAACTgaacctacaactacgacaaaTAAAGCCCAAACGACTACAACTATACCAACAACTACAACGGTAGCCCCATATACTACAACTGcacctacaacaactacaactgcagcTCCAACTACTACAAATGTACCTACAACTATTACAACTGCAgccacaactacaacaactgtaCCTACAACAACTTCAACTCCAgccccaactactacaactgtaccaacaactactacaactgtaccaacaacaactacaattgTAGCCCCGTCTAGTACAACTGtaccaactacaactacaactgcagccccaactactacaactgtacctACAACTATGAAAACTGTAGCAACGACTACAACTGTCGCCCCAtctactacaactgtaccaacaacaactacaactgcagcCCCAACTACAACAAATATACCTACAACAACTTCAACTCCAGCCCCAAGTACTACAACTataccaactactactacaactgtagccccaactacaactgtaccaacaacaactacaaatgTAGCCCCGTCTAGTACAACTgtaccaacaacaactacaagcgcaactactacaactgtacctACAACAACTTCAACAGCAgccccaactactacaactgtaccaacaactactacaattttagcaccaactactacaactgtaccagcaactactacaactacagtcccaactactacaactgtaacTCCAACAAcaactccaacaacaacaacaactgtacaaacaactacaactgcacaaacaactacaactgcagcCCCAACTACTACAGCTCaaccaacaactactacaattgcAGCACCAACTACCACAACTGTACCAGCAGCTACTACAACTGCAGACCCAACTACAACAACTGTTCctccaactactacaactgtaacTCCCACTACAACTGTACAAACAACTACAATGGTAgcccaaacaacaacaactgcacaaacaactactacaactgcacaaCCAACTAGTACAACTGTAGcccctactactacaactgtagcAACAACTACAACGGTAGCCCCAACTACTTCAACTGTACCAACAATTACTACAACTGCATtcccaactactacaactgtacctACAACTACAACATATGTAGCTCCGACTACTACAAATGCCctaacaactactacaaccgtggccccaacaactacaactgtaCCAACAACCACTACTATTGCAGCCGAAACTACTACAAATgaacctacaactacgacaaaTAAAACCCCAACGACTACAACTGcacctacaacaactacaactgtaGCCCCATCTACTACAACTGtacctacaacaactacaaatgCAGCTCCAATTACTACAACAGTACCTACAACAACTTCAACTCCAGCCCCAA CCCCGTCTAGTACAACTgtaccaacaacaactacaagcgcaactactacaactgtacctACAACAACTTCAACAGCAgccccaactactacaact TACAACTGCACCAAAGACTACAACTATAGCCCCAACCAGTACGACTGTATCAACAGCTACTACAACTTCAGCCCCAACTACAACAACTTTACCTGCAACAACTTCAACAGCAgccccaactactacaactgtaccaacaactactacaattgtAGCACCAA CCCCAACTACAACAACTGTACCAACAACAACTTCAACTCCATCctcaactactacaactataccaacaactactacaacagtAGCCCCAACTACTACAATTGTACCAACAACTTCTACAACTGTACCAACACCAACTACAACTGTAAccccaactactacaactgtacctACAACGATGACAACTGTAgccccaactactacaactga